In the Jatrophihabitans endophyticus genome, one interval contains:
- a CDS encoding flagellar FlbD family protein, with translation MLQLTRLTGQSFALNPDLIERAEATPDTVVTLVNGSKYVVQETLDELIELVRAYRADIVHASRAGVPPVAPHRPRVPARDGSSPRHTADNGTVVMLRAEQGDV, from the coding sequence GTGTTGCAACTGACCAGGCTCACCGGGCAGAGCTTCGCTCTGAACCCCGACCTCATCGAGCGAGCCGAAGCCACCCCTGACACCGTCGTGACGTTGGTCAACGGCAGCAAGTACGTCGTGCAGGAGACGTTGGACGAGCTCATCGAGCTGGTGCGTGCCTACCGCGCCGACATCGTCCACGCGTCCCGCGCCGGGGTGCCGCCGGTCGCCCCGCACCGCCCGCGTGTCCCTGCGCGGGACGGCTCCTCGCCGCGTCACACCGCCGACAACGGCACCGTCGTCATGCTGCGCGCAGAGCAGGGAGACGTGTGA
- a CDS encoding flagellar motor protein, producing MDPASIIGIGLALAAIVGSTIMEGGDIGAMFLIPPMILVFGGTIGAAVAGGLMADAKALPKSIIRAMTAKLPKPNDGVETIVKLADKARREGLLALEAEVADVEDPFLKRALEMAVDGTDADEVAEILGSEVDAKRAQDAAAAKIFQDMGGFAPTIGIIGTVLGLVHVLGDLGDPSTLGEKIASAFVATLWGVMTANVFWFPIANRIKRLSEAECEQMEVAIEGVLAIQAGNNPRVIERKLTAMMTITDAPQKDAA from the coding sequence ATGGACCCGGCAAGCATCATCGGCATCGGTCTCGCCCTCGCCGCGATCGTCGGTTCGACGATCATGGAGGGTGGCGACATCGGTGCGATGTTCCTGATCCCCCCGATGATCCTGGTGTTCGGCGGCACGATCGGCGCCGCCGTCGCCGGTGGTCTGATGGCCGACGCCAAGGCGCTGCCCAAGTCGATCATCCGGGCGATGACCGCCAAGCTGCCCAAGCCCAATGACGGTGTCGAGACCATCGTCAAGCTGGCCGACAAGGCCCGCCGGGAAGGGCTGCTGGCCCTCGAGGCCGAGGTCGCCGACGTCGAGGACCCGTTCCTGAAGCGGGCGCTCGAGATGGCGGTCGACGGCACCGATGCCGACGAGGTGGCCGAGATCCTCGGTTCCGAGGTCGACGCCAAGCGGGCGCAGGACGCCGCGGCCGCGAAGATCTTCCAGGACATGGGCGGTTTCGCGCCGACCATCGGCATCATCGGCACCGTCCTCGGTCTCGTGCACGTGCTCGGTGACCTCGGTGATCCCTCGACCCTGGGAGAGAAGATCGCCTCGGCGTTCGTCGCGACGCTGTGGGGCGTCATGACGGCGAACGTCTTCTGGTTCCCGATCGCCAACCGCATCAAGCGGCTCAGCGAGGCCGAGTGCGAGCAGATGGAGGTCGCGATCGAGGGCGTGCTGGCGATCCAGGCCGGCAACAACCCGCGCGTGATCGAGCGCAAGCTCACCGCGATGATGACCATCACGGACGCCCCGCAGAAGGACGCAGCCTGA
- a CDS encoding flagellar motor protein MotB: protein MPAANGHASGSARTRRKRAHAGGHEEGGSERWLVTYADMLTLLLVLFIVLFSISVVNTSKFISLKTSLAAVFGDGRPGIMSGGTGLLENEANGTGQQLVMPGMPVAAQAGANQNSTSSGNSTTTSAKDPQLAAMAAKAAAANEKSDFKSIQAALHRALEKAGLQKAVRFSVDHRGLVITVVTDDLVFGGNSATLLGKGQRIVQIVAPQLAKEKRSIEVDGYTNQQKVSTGPYPSGWELSSARASSVVRYLASHGVAEDRLTAVGYSDQRPLYPASDPRSVTLNRRVEIVVLSTNPSSNDSTTGSN from the coding sequence ATGCCCGCCGCGAACGGGCACGCCTCCGGCTCCGCCCGGACGCGGCGCAAGCGCGCCCACGCCGGCGGCCACGAGGAGGGCGGTTCGGAGCGCTGGCTGGTGACCTACGCCGACATGCTCACGCTGCTGCTGGTGCTGTTCATCGTGCTGTTCTCGATCTCGGTCGTGAACACGTCCAAGTTCATCTCGCTCAAGACCTCGCTCGCCGCGGTCTTCGGGGACGGCCGCCCCGGCATCATGAGCGGCGGCACCGGCCTGCTGGAGAACGAGGCGAACGGCACCGGTCAGCAGCTCGTCATGCCGGGCATGCCCGTCGCGGCGCAGGCCGGCGCGAACCAGAACAGCACCAGCTCGGGCAACAGCACCACGACCTCGGCGAAGGACCCGCAGCTCGCCGCGATGGCCGCCAAGGCCGCCGCCGCGAACGAGAAGTCCGACTTCAAGAGCATCCAGGCCGCGCTGCACAGGGCGCTCGAGAAGGCCGGGCTGCAGAAGGCGGTGCGCTTCTCGGTCGATCACCGCGGTCTCGTCATCACCGTCGTCACCGACGATCTGGTCTTCGGCGGCAACAGCGCGACGCTCCTGGGCAAGGGTCAGCGCATCGTGCAGATCGTCGCGCCGCAGCTGGCCAAGGAGAAGCGCTCGATCGAGGTCGACGGCTACACCAACCAGCAGAAGGTCAGCACCGGCCCCTACCCCAGTGGCTGGGAGCTGTCCTCGGCACGGGCGTCCTCGGTGGTGCGGTACCTGGCCTCGCACGGCGTCGCCGAGGACCGGCTCACCGCCGTCGGCTACTCCGACCAGCGACCGCTGTACCCGGCGAGCGACCCGCGCTCGGTGACGCTGAACCGCCGCGTCGAGATCGTCGTCCTGTCCACGAATCCGTCGAGCAACGACTCGACCACCGGCTCCAACTGA
- a CDS encoding flagellar basal body-associated FliL family protein, with protein MATATKDKADDAEKKEEKKSFLKSKKAIIGLVALLAVGGGAYKFMAPAKATPVTGGDIVALDATTLNLKGGHYLKLAVAIQVVQGKATADDFKTSEAQELVIDEFSDRTVASLSSSEDRKKLVEDLEKKIKKAYEGEVFDVFLTQFVTQ; from the coding sequence ATGGCAACCGCAACCAAAGACAAGGCCGACGACGCCGAGAAGAAGGAAGAGAAGAAGAGCTTCCTCAAGTCCAAGAAGGCGATCATCGGGCTCGTGGCCCTGCTCGCCGTCGGTGGCGGTGCCTACAAGTTCATGGCGCCGGCCAAGGCCACCCCGGTCACCGGCGGCGACATCGTCGCCCTCGACGCGACCACCCTCAACCTCAAGGGCGGCCACTACCTGAAGCTGGCCGTCGCGATCCAGGTCGTGCAGGGCAAGGCCACCGCCGACGACTTCAAGACCAGCGAGGCGCAGGAGCTCGTCATCGACGAGTTCAGCGACCGCACCGTCGCCTCGCTGTCCTCGAGCGAGGACCGCAAGAAGCTCGTCGAGGACCTCGAGAAGAAGATCAAGAAGGCGTACGAGGGCGAGGTGTTCGACGTCTTCCTGACGCAGTTCGTCACCCAGTAG
- a CDS encoding flagellar motor switch protein FliM codes for MTPPSVIELPNRQPNDPTDGARPESGARTDDNGVVAYDFRRPVKVSREHVRVLQMAFDTMARRLTTLLTSGLREVCQVQIDEVTQQSYDDYAAALASPSVTVPLGLAPLGGTGTVHFSLPVSLAAIDHMLGGPGGAQPTRTLTDIELPLLQGLLEQIVGVLRYALEPIVALECTIGSVEYNPQFLQAAGPADAVIVGVFTLQIGAVTSPLLVSLPMAPMLPLLDAQGPTETVIDPAAQAGIAARLSERVNDVALDVSIEFAPVPLTADRILTMAVGDVVTLPQRVGTPLTVYAGGVDYARAVAGRAGSRLAALVVEVPGAAGTAQQKESLR; via the coding sequence GTGACGCCTCCTTCGGTGATCGAGCTGCCCAACCGGCAGCCGAACGACCCCACGGACGGCGCGCGACCGGAATCCGGGGCGCGCACCGACGACAACGGCGTGGTGGCGTACGACTTCCGACGTCCGGTCAAGGTCTCGCGCGAGCACGTCCGCGTGCTGCAGATGGCCTTCGACACGATGGCGCGACGTCTCACGACGCTGCTGACGAGCGGGCTGCGCGAGGTCTGCCAGGTGCAGATCGACGAGGTCACCCAGCAGAGCTACGACGACTACGCCGCCGCCCTCGCCAGCCCGTCGGTGACGGTGCCCCTGGGCCTCGCGCCGCTCGGCGGCACCGGCACGGTCCACTTCTCGCTGCCGGTGTCGCTGGCCGCGATCGACCACATGCTCGGCGGCCCCGGCGGGGCCCAGCCGACCCGCACCCTCACCGACATCGAGCTCCCGCTGCTGCAGGGGCTGCTCGAGCAGATCGTCGGCGTCCTGCGCTACGCGCTGGAGCCCATCGTCGCGCTCGAGTGCACGATCGGCTCGGTCGAGTACAACCCGCAGTTCCTGCAGGCCGCCGGACCCGCCGACGCCGTCATCGTCGGCGTGTTCACGCTGCAGATCGGTGCGGTCACCAGCCCGCTGCTCGTCTCGCTGCCGATGGCCCCGATGCTGCCGCTGCTCGACGCCCAGGGCCCGACCGAGACCGTCATCGACCCCGCCGCGCAGGCGGGCATCGCCGCGCGGCTCAGCGAGCGGGTCAACGACGTCGCCCTCGACGTCAGCATCGAGTTCGCGCCCGTGCCGCTCACCGCCGACCGGATCCTGACCATGGCCGTCGGGGACGTCGTCACCCTGCCCCAGCGCGTCGGCACCCCGCTGACCGTGTACGCGGGCGGCGTCGACTACGCCCGCGCCGTCGCCGGCCGCGCCGGCTCCCGGCTGGCCGCCCTCGTCGTCGAAGTCCCCGGCGCCGCCGGGACCGCCCAGCAGAAGGAGTCCCTCCGTTGA
- the fliN gene encoding flagellar motor switch protein FliN, with protein MITQTANAAAQIATDVAAAAAPALAPGSALNVGEAQTVPVELNLEYAVLCELGGNVAGELALFVEDSFARALTQAEVGELDLADALAPALSSIAAALGSIIVGEPTSVDARLAQSRIDAREDMAVVGLDDGSAIRAAVAVGLESVTAAPAPQPVRAAAGGQSERLDLLRNVEMAATVELGRTRMTINDLLSLRDGAVIELDRAAGDAADLFVNGRLIARGEIVVIGENYGLRVTQIVTDEPGR; from the coding sequence TTGATCACCCAGACCGCCAACGCGGCCGCGCAGATCGCGACCGACGTGGCCGCGGCGGCCGCCCCGGCGCTGGCGCCGGGCTCCGCGCTGAACGTCGGCGAGGCCCAGACCGTCCCCGTCGAGCTCAACCTCGAGTACGCCGTGCTGTGCGAGCTCGGCGGCAACGTCGCCGGTGAGCTCGCGCTCTTCGTCGAGGACAGCTTCGCCCGGGCCCTGACGCAGGCCGAGGTCGGCGAGCTCGACCTCGCCGACGCCCTCGCGCCCGCGCTGTCGAGCATCGCCGCCGCCCTCGGTTCGATCATCGTCGGGGAGCCGACGAGCGTCGACGCCCGGCTGGCCCAGAGCCGCATCGACGCCCGCGAGGACATGGCCGTCGTCGGCCTGGACGACGGCAGCGCGATCCGCGCCGCGGTCGCGGTCGGGCTCGAGTCCGTCACCGCCGCGCCGGCGCCGCAGCCCGTGCGCGCGGCGGCCGGCGGCCAGTCCGAGCGCCTCGACCTGCTGCGCAACGTCGAGATGGCGGCGACCGTCGAGCTCGGCCGGACGCGCATGACCATCAACGACCTGCTCTCGCTGCGCGACGGTGCCGTCATCGAGCTCGACCGGGCCGCCGGTGACGCCGCCGACCTGTTCGTCAACGGCCGGCTCATCGCCCGCGGCGAGATCGTGGTCATCGGCGAGAACTACGGCCTGCGCGTCACCCAGATCGTCACCGACGAGCCGGGGCGCTGA
- the fliO gene encoding flagellar biosynthetic protein FliO: MNTVEMVGRLLVSLAVVLGVMWLIARRARKGVRGRNARVIEVLDRASLSRGSSVAVVRVNDRAFVLGIAESQVSILGETDLAAAQAAHEEAAPARGRRRAGTDRPVATAAPAAAPTTAAPTAVRTAVRTAPRAVAPTARITVPAPAAPARAAEATRSTGPLAGSALSPQTWKQTIESLRDLTARP, from the coding sequence GTGAACACCGTCGAGATGGTCGGCCGGCTGCTCGTCTCGCTCGCCGTGGTGCTGGGCGTGATGTGGCTGATCGCCCGCCGTGCCCGCAAGGGCGTGCGGGGCCGCAACGCGCGGGTCATCGAGGTCCTCGACCGTGCCTCGCTCAGCCGCGGCTCGTCGGTGGCCGTCGTGCGCGTCAACGATCGCGCGTTCGTCCTGGGCATCGCGGAGTCGCAGGTGTCGATCCTCGGCGAGACCGACCTCGCCGCCGCCCAGGCGGCGCACGAGGAGGCCGCGCCCGCCCGGGGTCGCCGCCGCGCCGGCACCGACCGGCCGGTCGCCACGGCAGCTCCCGCCGCTGCTCCCACCACCGCGGCGCCCACCGCGGTCCGCACCGCGGTCCGCACCGCCCCCCGCGCCGTCGCGCCCACCGCGCGCATCACCGTGCCCGCCCCGGCGGCGCCGGCGCGCGCGGCGGAGGCCACCCGGTCCACCGGGCCCCTCGCCGGTTCGGCGCTGTCGCCGCAGACCTGGAAGCAGACCATCGAGTCGCTGCGTGACCTGACGGCGCGGCCCTGA
- the fliP gene encoding flagellar type III secretion system pore protein FliP (The bacterial flagellar biogenesis protein FliP forms a type III secretion system (T3SS)-type pore required for flagellar assembly.), which translates to MTTLRRVALRAAILLMLATAVVGIGTLATSAATAAPVTSAAAVAPHAAATTFLAAPTAPTAPTAPTAPSTPAAPKSDGSDGGSVSVDVDGKKPSQSVSILLLVTVLGVAPSLLLLVTSFTKIFVVLSLTRNALGLQTVPPNQVLAGLSLFLSLFVMQPVLKKVNDLGIQPYIHGTKSRSAAWTDGVRPLRDFMMEHTRPQEIALMLRAGNLPNPPNKADLELTTIIPAFVLSELRSAMIIGFVVFIPFVIIDLVVSSSLMSLGMMMLPPVSVSLPFKLLLFVLVDGWGLIVTSLVQSYRGG; encoded by the coding sequence GTGACCACCCTGCGTCGCGTCGCGCTGAGGGCGGCGATCCTGCTGATGCTCGCGACAGCAGTCGTCGGCATCGGCACGCTCGCCACCTCGGCCGCGACCGCGGCGCCGGTCACCTCGGCCGCGGCGGTCGCGCCGCACGCCGCCGCCACCACGTTCCTCGCCGCGCCGACCGCGCCGACCGCGCCGACCGCACCCACCGCCCCCAGCACGCCTGCCGCACCGAAGTCCGACGGGTCCGACGGCGGCAGCGTCAGCGTCGACGTCGACGGCAAGAAGCCGAGCCAGTCGGTCTCGATCCTGCTGCTGGTCACCGTCCTCGGCGTCGCCCCGTCGCTGCTGCTGCTCGTCACCAGCTTCACCAAGATCTTCGTGGTCCTGTCCCTCACCCGGAACGCGCTCGGGCTGCAGACCGTCCCGCCGAACCAGGTGCTCGCCGGCCTGTCGCTGTTCCTCAGCCTGTTCGTGATGCAGCCGGTGCTGAAGAAGGTCAACGACCTCGGCATCCAGCCCTACATCCACGGCACGAAGTCGCGCAGCGCCGCCTGGACCGACGGCGTCCGCCCGCTGCGCGACTTCATGATGGAACACACCCGGCCGCAGGAGATCGCGCTCATGCTGCGCGCGGGCAACCTGCCCAACCCGCCCAACAAGGCCGACCTCGAGCTGACGACGATCATCCCGGCGTTCGTGCTCTCCGAGCTGCGCTCGGCGATGATCATCGGCTTCGTCGTCTTCATCCCGTTCGTGATCATCGACCTGGTCGTGTCGTCGTCGCTCATGTCGCTCGGCATGATGATGCTGCCGCCGGTGTCGGTGTCCCTCCCCTTCAAGCTCCTGCTCTTCGTCCTCGTGGACGGCTGGGGGCTCATCGTCACGTCGCTCGTGCAGAGCTACCGAGGTGGTTAG
- a CDS encoding flagellar biosynthetic protein FliQ, translating to MTDTDVVHLAMQVLLVAGKLAAPVLVTSLVIGFTVSLFQSATQIQEFTLAFVPKAVGCGVALLVSGHWMLTTMVTFTTELFHGIPAMLANG from the coding sequence ATGACCGACACCGATGTCGTGCATCTCGCCATGCAGGTGCTGCTCGTCGCGGGCAAGCTCGCGGCGCCCGTGCTCGTGACCTCGCTGGTCATCGGCTTCACCGTCTCGCTGTTCCAGTCGGCGACGCAGATCCAGGAGTTCACGCTCGCGTTCGTCCCGAAGGCCGTCGGCTGCGGCGTCGCGCTGCTGGTCAGCGGTCACTGGATGCTGACCACGATGGTCACCTTCACCACCGAGCTCTTCCACGGCATCCCCGCCATGCTGGCGAACGGCTGA
- a CDS encoding flagellar biosynthetic protein FliR, whose amino-acid sequence MRVEVDGSWLLALVLASTRIIAWALVAPPLATGGLPRTVKAMVSVALAVAVLPVVRHHLPAQEAAPIVSALVIQIALGAGLGFLTRLVFTAVEAAGGLLDVFGGFSLSAAYDPLSTTMNSVFGRFYALLCTTLIFATNVHLVIFRGFLQTFTTVPLDSGFSMDEMAKHITGGVTDLFVSALQIAGPLIVVLFIADVALGVLNRIAPQLNAFSMSFPVKIGLTLLLVGLTFTLLPQTVTELATRSTQLVAAVTS is encoded by the coding sequence GTGCGCGTCGAGGTCGACGGTTCGTGGCTGCTCGCGCTGGTCCTGGCGAGCACCCGGATCATCGCGTGGGCGCTGGTCGCGCCGCCGCTCGCGACGGGCGGTCTGCCCAGGACGGTCAAGGCGATGGTCAGCGTCGCCCTCGCGGTCGCGGTGCTCCCGGTGGTCCGGCACCACCTGCCGGCGCAGGAGGCGGCTCCGATCGTGTCGGCCCTGGTCATCCAGATCGCGCTCGGGGCGGGGCTGGGCTTCCTGACCCGGCTCGTGTTCACCGCGGTCGAGGCCGCCGGCGGCCTGCTCGACGTGTTTGGCGGCTTCTCGCTGTCGGCCGCGTACGACCCGCTCAGCACGACGATGAACTCGGTCTTCGGCCGCTTCTACGCGTTGCTGTGCACGACGCTGATCTTCGCCACCAACGTCCATCTCGTCATCTTCCGTGGCTTCCTGCAGACCTTCACCACGGTGCCGCTCGACTCCGGGTTCTCGATGGACGAGATGGCCAAGCACATCACCGGCGGCGTCACCGACCTGTTCGTGTCGGCGCTGCAGATCGCCGGGCCGCTCATCGTCGTGCTCTTCATCGCCGACGTCGCACTGGGCGTGCTCAACCGGATCGCCCCGCAGCTCAACGCCTTCTCGATGAGCTTCCCGGTCAAGATCGGGCTGACCCTGCTGCTCGTCGGGCTGACGTTCACGCTGCTGCCCCAGACCGTCACCGAGCTCGCGACCCGTTCGACCCAGCTCGTGGCCGCGGTGACCTCGTGA
- a CDS encoding EscU/YscU/HrcU family type III secretion system export apparatus switch protein gives MSGGSGGEKSEKATPKRRKKARHDGQIGNTPELGAWLGMLAASFVIPHVAKSLMDTSTRGVVMIGSVIRAPDAGRAMAIASDAFHDGFMNALPMALLAAAVGVASVAGQGALWFAPGLLKPKFKRLNPLSGIKRMFGKHGAWTLVKSLLKTAALAVVVYASIRNLVPTLLGSGSLPLSELVSICIDSVMTMLRWAAVAGLLMALADFVVVRKRNDKQLKMTMQEVKDEFKSSEGDPHVRGQRRAAQMAMRRNRMMADVPTADVVVVNPTHVAVALRYDPQKGAPRVVAKGGDHVAARIRAVAEEHRVPMVADIPLARALHAACAVGEEIPPDLYRAVATVIAFIMTLRRRGSTAGVHTVRTLAPTG, from the coding sequence GTGAGCGGCGGCTCCGGGGGTGAGAAGAGCGAGAAGGCCACCCCGAAACGGCGCAAGAAGGCGCGGCACGACGGGCAGATCGGCAACACTCCCGAGCTGGGTGCGTGGCTGGGCATGCTGGCCGCGTCCTTCGTCATTCCGCACGTCGCGAAGTCGCTCATGGACACCTCGACCCGCGGCGTGGTGATGATCGGCAGCGTCATCCGCGCACCCGACGCGGGGCGTGCCATGGCGATCGCGTCCGACGCCTTCCACGACGGGTTCATGAACGCGTTGCCGATGGCACTGCTCGCGGCCGCGGTGGGCGTCGCTTCGGTGGCGGGGCAGGGCGCGTTGTGGTTCGCGCCGGGCCTGCTCAAGCCCAAGTTCAAGCGGCTCAACCCGCTCTCGGGCATCAAGCGCATGTTCGGCAAGCACGGTGCGTGGACGCTCGTGAAGTCGCTGCTGAAGACGGCGGCGCTCGCCGTGGTCGTCTACGCCTCGATCCGCAACCTCGTCCCCACGCTGCTCGGGTCGGGGTCACTGCCGTTGAGCGAGCTGGTCTCGATCTGCATCGACAGCGTGATGACGATGCTGCGCTGGGCGGCCGTCGCCGGCCTGCTCATGGCCCTCGCCGACTTCGTGGTGGTGCGCAAGCGCAACGACAAGCAGCTCAAGATGACGATGCAGGAGGTCAAGGACGAGTTCAAGAGCAGCGAGGGCGACCCGCACGTGCGCGGTCAGCGCCGCGCCGCGCAGATGGCGATGCGCCGCAACCGGATGATGGCCGACGTCCCCACCGCCGACGTCGTCGTCGTGAACCCCACCCACGTCGCCGTCGCGCTGCGCTACGACCCGCAGAAGGGCGCGCCGCGCGTGGTGGCCAAGGGGGGCGACCACGTCGCCGCGCGCATCCGCGCCGTCGCCGAGGAGCACCGCGTGCCGATGGTCGCCGACATCCCGCTCGCCCGCGCCCTGCACGCGGCATGCGCCGTCGGCGAGGAGATCCCGCCGGACCTCTACCGGGCGGTCGCGACCGTCATCGCCTTCATCATGACGTTGCGTCGCCGCGGCTCGACCGCCGGCGTCCACACGGTGCGGACTCTCGCTCCCACCGGCTGA
- a CDS encoding TetR/AcrR family transcriptional regulator yields MAPRGVRGSAEERREDVLNAAMVEFAKGGLDGTSTEAIATRAGISQPYLFRLYPSKRALFIAAVERTFTEVVRVFEEAAAGLSGLEAKHAMGEAYDTLLREDRTFLGMQLQAYAACCGDDEVRAVTRRHLGRLWERVVTDGGMSEQLAQAFVAHGMLCNLTAALGVDESQAADDALARRMTAKPVVLDLMTADPISAGSPLT; encoded by the coding sequence ATGGCACCACGCGGAGTCCGGGGCAGCGCCGAGGAGCGGCGCGAGGACGTGCTGAACGCGGCGATGGTCGAGTTCGCCAAGGGCGGGCTGGACGGCACCTCCACCGAGGCGATCGCCACCCGTGCCGGCATCAGCCAGCCCTACCTGTTCCGCCTGTACCCCTCGAAGCGCGCCCTGTTCATCGCCGCGGTCGAGCGCACCTTCACCGAGGTCGTCCGCGTCTTCGAAGAGGCCGCCGCCGGGCTGTCCGGCCTCGAGGCCAAGCACGCCATGGGCGAGGCCTACGACACCCTGCTGCGCGAGGACCGCACCTTCCTCGGCATGCAGCTGCAGGCCTACGCCGCCTGCTGCGGTGACGACGAGGTCCGTGCGGTCACCCGTCGCCACCTCGGCCGGCTGTGGGAGCGCGTCGTGACCGACGGCGGCATGTCCGAGCAGCTCGCGCAGGCCTTCGTCGCCCACGGCATGCTCTGCAACCTCACCGCCGCCCTCGGCGTCGACGAGAGCCAGGCCGCCGACGACGCCCTCGCCCGTCGCATGACCGCCAAGCCGGTGGTCCTGGACCTGATGACCGCCGACCCGATCTCCGCGGGCTCCCCACTCACCTGA
- a CDS encoding DHA2 family efflux MFS transporter permease subunit, with protein MTRNRSVGWTFLVTALAAFMVALDNLVVTMALPSIRADLNATIDQLEWTVNAYTLTFAVFLLPAAVLGDRLGRRRVFVGGLGLFTLASAAAALAPNIDLLVAARALQGLGGAAVLPLSLTLLTSAVAPERRGAALGIWGASSGLAVALGPLLGGAITQGGSWQYIFWLNVPIGVALVPLAVRRLGESHGPAKRLDPIGLGLISLGLFALVLGLVRGNAHGWTSTSELVALVGGGVLVLAFVAWESRAANPMLPLRLFGSRGFSAVNTASLVMSFGMFGSIFLLAQFLQNVQGYDPLAAGLRTLPWTAMPVLVAPLAGPLSDRIGGRPLLVLGLILQGVGLGWLGLEITTDMSYGAMLLPFILSGVGMGLFFVPVASVVMGSVPAEMQGVASGANNGIRELGGVLGIAVLGAIFTARGGFTSGQAFVDGLRPAMAVGGIAVLAGAAAAVLIPRRQRTVVDPVAAPVPVAV; from the coding sequence ATGACCCGCAACCGTTCCGTGGGTTGGACCTTCCTCGTGACGGCGCTCGCCGCCTTCATGGTCGCCCTGGACAACCTGGTGGTGACGATGGCGCTGCCGTCCATCCGCGCCGACCTGAACGCCACGATCGACCAGCTCGAATGGACGGTCAACGCCTACACGCTCACCTTCGCGGTGTTCCTGCTGCCCGCCGCCGTCCTGGGCGATCGGCTCGGCCGCCGCCGCGTGTTCGTCGGCGGCCTGGGCCTGTTCACCCTCGCGAGCGCCGCCGCTGCGCTGGCACCGAACATCGACCTGCTGGTCGCGGCCCGCGCCCTGCAGGGCCTCGGGGGCGCCGCGGTGCTGCCGTTGTCGCTGACCCTGCTCACCAGCGCGGTCGCCCCGGAACGGCGCGGTGCGGCGCTGGGCATCTGGGGCGCCAGCAGCGGCCTCGCCGTCGCGCTCGGCCCGCTGCTCGGCGGCGCGATCACCCAGGGCGGCTCGTGGCAGTACATCTTCTGGCTCAACGTGCCGATCGGGGTCGCCCTGGTCCCCCTCGCGGTGCGCCGTCTCGGCGAGTCCCACGGCCCGGCCAAGCGGCTGGACCCGATCGGCCTCGGCCTGATCAGCCTCGGTCTGTTCGCGCTCGTTCTCGGGCTGGTCCGCGGCAACGCCCACGGCTGGACGAGCACGAGCGAGCTGGTCGCGCTCGTCGGCGGCGGCGTCCTCGTGCTGGCCTTCGTGGCCTGGGAGAGTCGGGCCGCGAACCCGATGCTGCCGCTGCGGCTGTTCGGCTCCCGCGGCTTCTCGGCGGTGAACACGGCGTCGTTGGTGATGAGCTTCGGGATGTTCGGCTCGATCTTCCTGCTCGCGCAGTTCCTGCAGAACGTGCAGGGGTACGACCCGCTCGCCGCCGGCCTGCGCACGCTGCCCTGGACGGCGATGCCCGTCCTCGTCGCGCCGCTCGCCGGCCCGCTGTCCGACCGCATCGGCGGCCGGCCGCTGCTCGTGCTCGGCCTGATCCTGCAGGGCGTCGGCCTCGGCTGGCTGGGCCTGGAGATCACCACGGACATGAGCTACGGCGCGATGCTGCTGCCGTTCATCCTCTCCGGCGTCGGCATGGGACTGTTCTTCGTCCCCGTCGCCTCGGTGGTCATGGGGAGCGTCCCCGCCGAGATGCAGGGCGTCGCCAGTGGGGCCAACAACGGCATCCGGGAACTGGGCGGCGTGCTCGGCATCGCGGTCCTCGGCGCGATCTTCACCGCCCGGGGTGGCTTCACCAGCGGTCAGGCGTTCGTCGACGGGCTGCGTCCGGCGATGGCCGTCGGCGGGATCGCGGTGCTCGCGGGCGCGGCCGCGGCCGTGCTCATCCCGCGCCGGCAGCGCACCGTCGTCGACCCGGTCGCCGCACCGGTACCGGTCGCCGTCTGA